A genomic region of Helicoverpa armigera isolate CAAS_96S chromosome 31, ASM3070526v1, whole genome shotgun sequence contains the following coding sequences:
- the LOC135119233 gene encoding uncharacterized protein LOC135119233, giving the protein MSETSENLCHMYSLPAEILLNIFIYLPAKDLTKCREVCVRWNLIIDGLARSDDLWSKYCKQDFSKVYEVARRKAKPGLLWYNLYRSLALWQRLIESREDSDEFASASSLREEIRNFEILGNGVLGVHKKAAIVYYDIETLQESKRRSITGDFSRYTENEHVIVILSFHLHLFLIRKALFDLSQEESNVTFDNVKLYTLTENALYFVNLQDEIFVCNYFDDKNKKLNGTLLMRSEDGIMSLGYSEGHLNVLTFQRNIYTIINNNLVFKCSLGPDSNLLHQLQRYNFLEQLDWRVYFQWMYVLNHAVPEGPLRDIIIIRPYGDVYFVGSNWGVLRIYYAPYRAGEFNIFDTQPIKQYNFMERSDCPVLSTCPILQVDVFEGEDGHTVIVAMPKKIAVLSFTHVFKRTASLAMLPYSEVQKVKYMKISKCS; this is encoded by the coding sequence ATGTCTGAAACCAGCGAAAACCTATGCCATATGTATTCATTACCTGCCGAAATTTTACTtaacatctttatttatttacccgcTAAAGATTTAACCAAATGCCGGGAGGTGTGCGTGAGATGGAATTTAATCATCGACGGTCTAGCTAGGAGCGACGATTTGTGGTCTAAATACTGCAAACAGGATTTTAGCAAGGTTTACGAGGTAGCTAGGCGAAAGGCAAAACCTGGACTACTTTGGTACAATTTATACCGTTCTTTAGCACTTTGGCAGCGTTTAATAGAGTCTAGAGAAGACAGCGACGAGTTTGCTTCAGCCTCGAGCCTACGAGAGGAGATTCGTAACTTCGAAATACTCGGCAATGGCGTTTTAGGCGTCCACAAAAAAGCTGCAATAGTATATTACGACATAGAAACTTTACAGGAATCTAAACGCCGTTCTATAACTGGCGATTTTTCTAGATACACAGAGAACGAACATGTAATCGTTATACTGAGTTTTCATCTCCATCTATTTTTGATACGCAAAGCGCTCTTCGATTTGTCTCAGGAAGAGAGCAACGTGACATTTGATAATGTAAAACTTTATACTTTAACTGAAAACGCTCTGTACTTTGTCAACTTACAGGATGAGATATTTGTATGCaattattttgatgataaaAACAAGAAATTGAACGGCACGCTTTTAATGCGGTCCGAAGACGGGATTATGTCTCTTGGTTACAGCGAAGGACATCTCAACGTGCTGACATTCCAAAGAAACATATACACTATAATTAACAACAATCTTGTATTCAAATGTTCGCTCGGACCCGACTCAAATCTTTTACACCAATTACAAAGATACAACTTTTTAGAACAACTAGACTGGAGAGTATATTTCCAATGGATGTATGTTCTGAACCACGCGGTACCCGAAGGACCGTTACGAGATATAATAATCATACGTCCTTATGGAGACGTCTACTTTGTTGGATCCAACTGGGGAGTGCTACGAATTTACTACGCTCCCTACAGAGCTGGAGAATTCAACATTTTTGATACGCAACCGATAAAACAGTATAATTTTATGGAGCGTTCCGACTGTCCCGTGCTATCAACGTGTCCGATACTCCAAGTAGATGTGTTTGAAGGTGAAGATGGGCATACGGTCATCGTAGCAATGCCGAAGAAGATTGCGGTACTGAGTTTCACTCATGTCTTTAAGCGAACAGCGTCTTTAGCAATGCTGCCTTACAGCGAAGTACAAAAAGTCAAGTATATGAAGATCAGTAAATGTAGCTAA